The genomic region CTCTATCAAATTttgtagaaattaaaaaattatatatatatattatattaaaaacaataaatttaGGGAAGGGAAGCTAAGAGATTCATCATTTAAATAGCAGTGAGCTGGACAGAATCTTTGATggcatataaaaataaaggcttACTTAATGTCTACTTTTCTTATGGTGCTCCGCAAAGCCTCCTGGTGTGTAAGGTGCTTGTGTGAGGAACAACGCTGcttcttgtttctcatgctCCAGTTCATGCGTGTATCTTCCAGACCATAAGGGCAGCCAGGCAGAGTAGCCACTTGGCTTTCAAACAGATTTTAGTGGGGACTTAATGCAAGATATATTTCTACTTGCCCTTGGACAGGAACTACatttattacagaaattatAGATTAATTTTTGGGGGGTTAGACTGGTTGACGTCCCCAGTATTAAAAGGGGGAGGATGCAATTCCTGGGTAACAGTCCTTATTATAAGAGCACTTCCTCAGCAACCAGCCAGTCTAACGAATTGGCTGAGCTATTGAAAACCTCTTTGAAGAAAGACTATTTGCAGAGGCCCTACTTCCATGTGTGGGTCTAGTACTGGTCACTAAGAACATACGGTTGGTTGCTTTACCAAAAAGGTCTGATGGTAAATAAACTCCTTTGAGAGTCCTCTGTTGGTACTGATGATGTATGGCATGGGAGGAGATATGGAGATGCTCTGCTGGATGACAGAAGGCAACAAGCTCATCCTTCCACAGCCTCAGCCACTTGATTTACTCACTCCCAGTACAAACACCTCTGTGTCTGCAGGTGATCCTCCTTGCACAAGTCCCATGCTCCCAGAACCAACCCACCGTATCACTGCCAACCCTTCTTACCCACCTCCTTGTGAACTCTTTATAAGAAGCTAAGAAGCAAAAGACCACTTCATCTAGGGAGCATGTAAGTAATGGTAGTGAAAATTTACCAGGGTCTGGGTCGCCATCCATGCCCGTTTGGTTCTatcttccttcttgttttttacaTAATACTTGTCATTTTTGATTGCATGCGTTTTGGAAAAGGGGCTGTACCTGCTTATGTTTTGTTAGTATCCATAACTGAGTTCGGTGGATACAAGTATGGAATAATAGCTAAACAAGAGTAGTTCAGCAATAACTTCATTAATACTTTTGTTGTACTAGTAATGAAGTCCTACATACTGATGACCATGGATGCAATATTCTATTAGTAACCAAAGCAAAAGGATCAACGGATACTCAATGTATATAAGATAGTATCAATGTATATAAGATGGTCCTAGAAAGACTGCCCAAGGAGCTCTCTGACTATGAATGCTCACTCGTGCTGGAGAAGGCCCCTGAAATAAGAACAGAATTAGCACAGGACAGTCAGCCCAAGGCCATCTGAACCTACACAGACACTTTTTGGTCTAACAGTGTTCTGCAAAAAAAGGCATAGAATAAACAACTGCCTTTGTTGAAATCTCTAGTCTAGAATCTCTATGGACTCTCTAGTCCATTCATTTGCTTGACTTActcttttatttcctgattCATAAAACTTGCTAAATGAAAGCAGTGAACAGCTTCAGCCATGTTCAACTACCAAATGTCCAGAGATAAAGGTGCTCAGCCCCATTTCTCTGTGGGAAGTTTGGGAGCTTGAGAGCTCCCCAAAATACGGTAGGAGAAACTGCCAAGGACGTatgaaaagctggaaaaaaaacaggcaacaCCGAAGTGGCAATGGAGAGTGTCACAATCTGTAGACACCATGTATTGATATTAACCATTGTGTTTCTTCCTCCTTTGGAGCCACGTTTGCTTGCCTGACAagcctggagagcagcaggatgTGACCAGGacttgctttctctgggctgccTCTTGTGGAGGGCTTGGGCAAACAGCATGGAGAAGGATGAAAGGTGAGCAGCAGACTAGAAAGGGGGCAATGCTGGGTGCTCCCAGTGGTGACTTGTCCCCATTTGCCATGGGGAACTTGGCTCAGTGATTTTTGTTCCTCTCCAGCAATGGCATGAGCGGTGGCTTGGCTGCGGTGGGAGGAAAATGTAGGACTTTCTGCTGAGCCATGTTACGGTTGCTCCCAAGCACTGAAAcctgctggggagctgagatgcagagcagagctggtgaTGGGACTTGTACAAGTCCTGCCACCCTGCCTGCCAGAGCACTGAGGCAAAGGGACTACAATGTGGACCTGTGGTGTTTCCCCATGACGATCTCCTTCTGAGGTCCACATCTTTCAAGCTTTGGCAATGAGTGCTCTCTTTCACAGCTAAAACCACAGAGGCAAGGTGCTCTTGCCATGGAAGCCCACGCAGCCATCCTTTTGCCCTGCATACTCCCAAGCTCTACTTGTGAGCAggccctttcccttttcccctgaCACTGGccaccacctcctgcccccaTCTCTGCGCTGCCCACAAGTGAGTAGTGGTGGGGGGACCTGCCCCAGGTGGCACGGCAGGGGTGACGCAGTGACACTCCTGCACCCTCACAAATCGAGACGAGACCCTGCTCCATGCAGCCCCACAAGGAGCccgccagcagggctggggctcggAAAGGATGCACGAGGGATGGCTCCAGCCCTCGCAGCATGGACCAAGGGCAGGACCTGTCGGCAGCCGGGTGCACGGTGGCCCCGTGGCCTCGTGTCTCCTCCCAACATGGCTGTTGCTAGTACTCCTTGGCCTCCTGCAGCTGAGAGAGGTACTCTTCCTCGGCCGGGTTGTCAGCACACCGCTGCCCGTTGTTGGGCGGCCGCACGGCGTGGTACCGGCTCCAGTCGCCCTTGCAGAGGATCCAGGGCAGCATGTCCACCTTGTAGTGCAGCTCTGGGGAGAACTCAGTGCTGATGAGGTTGGGGACGCCGGCACCCTTGCCCCGGGTGATGAGGCGGGTGTGCTCGTCatagcagcagtgctgggccgCCAGCGTCGTGCTGTCCAACGAGAGCATGGAGCGCAGGCAGAAGCGCGCCGTCGGCTTGTAGATGTCCAGGCGCTCCTTGGGGCCGCTGGCGTCCCGCCAGCGGAAGCTCTTGCCCTGCCGCTCGTCCCGCAGGTTGACGGCGCTGTAAACGGCCTCCAGCGGGTaggagcaggggcagctggGCAGGTCCGTCAGCACCTTGCTGAGGTACTTGGTGAGGAAATCGCTCTTGCAGTTCAGCCACTTCTCGCAGCTGTCCACGTCTGGGGGAGAGGCAGTGAGAGGGTGAGGGCATGAGCACGCCTCTTTGCCCCACCACCGCTTGCCCACAGCCTTGCCAGTCCCACCAGGAGAGCCCTCAAACCCTTGGCAGAGCCACCAAGCTCCCTTGGAGGGGAAGGATAGCAGCGTCCCACCatgaggcagctgcaggagtgTGGGCCACAGGCTGGCTTCAACCAGTGTGCCACGGAGTAGGACTGTGTCCACCACATCCTAGCAGGCTGTGGGAGTCACTGGGTGTCCCAGCATTGCTGCCTTCTAGCACCAGCCTGCACATGGCAGTGACAGGACTGAGGTTTGGACACCAGACCCAGACGCCCTTGGCACTGCCCTCCCTACCAGCTGCATGTCCCCACAGGGTTTTGCGTGAAAGCACCCATGCCCTGGTGTGAGGATGAGGCAGAGGCTGACCTGAGTTGAACAGCTCCGTGGTGTTGTCACTTCTGAAAGGAGTCTCCTCTGTGGGGAAGACCatttccccctctgctccttgagagggaaagaaaaggaaaaaaaaaaaaaaaaaagcaaagggatGGACTGAATATCATGTTTCCTTCCAAAGGGCACCTGTCCCTCTACTGTTTTGGGGACTCGGCCCTGTGCCTGCAAGGAGGGTCCGTGAGGAAGACACGCAGGACAGACTGGGCCAAGAGGGCCCAGGCCCAGGGCTTATGCAAATCCCAGCGGATGGAGCTGGCTTTCTGTAAGCCTCGGGACTAAATTTCAAACTCCCTGTGAGAGAGGTGCAAGGAGCTGCATGTGGAGCTGGGCTCCAGCTCCACTATCCCTGGGCTTCACACAACTGCCTGTGGAGCGATGAGGCCCCACCAGAGCTTCTTCCTAGAAACAAGCACCCACATTAACCCAGAGCATATTCAACTCAACTAGCTCTTGAACCATGAGCAACACCCTGGAGAAGAGGGACTTTGCACTTGAAACCTGGGTCTGTGCACAACATTTTTGGGAACAAGGGTCCTCTTGCTGACCTGTTTGCCATGAatgtccctgccctgggcacagCCCACTCCCTGtgccccctctccctccccatgGTGCCCcaagcccagctgcagcagcaggggaacAAACCCGTGCTGGGGTGGGACAGTGCCCCGAGGGTGCTCAAGCACTGGGGTGGCCGGGGGCTCACCAGGGCAGCGCAGCAGGTCACAGGTTCTTGACTCTGTTGCTGTGCAGGCATAGCCACAGGACCGGGTCCTCTTCTGGTTGCCGCTGCCACAGGTGACGCTGCAAGGGGACCACGGgctccattcctcctcatcttcATAGTCTGCACATGGCATGGGACAGGCAGAGAGGGATGAACCTTGCAGAAAGCCTCGGCAGAAGGGGAGCCAGCAGCCACCCCAGACATCCCCCAGCTCTGTCCTGCCCCCAAGATGCCATTTACACAGGGCTACCCGGAGGTGTCTGGCCACATGGTGCCAAGGGCCAACCCTTCCCTtgctggcagcccccaggcaaAGGCTCTCATTCTCACAGCCTTGTTCATGGCCGTAGCGACCCAGCTGGGCATCACTGCCCGTTCCTGTCCTCACCAGACCTGCCCGACACACCAGCCACAAAGCTGCCAGAAAACGCTGTCTGGTTACACACTCATGGATGGGAAACTCCAGGAGGAGTTGTGCTGTGCTCCCCTGGCCTGCCACCCTGCTGGTACTCACATCTAACCTCTGCAGTACCTCTCCTGGGAGATGCTCAGGCATGCAGCAGAGATTTCTGGCTCTGGTGTCACCTCAGAGAACTGTTACAAGGGCAGCAGCACTCGCAGCTAAACATTTGCACCATATTTCTAGTCAGAACGTGTATGCTGGAGCCCACGCTTTGTCTGATGACACACAAGGGAAACTCCTGCTGTGAAGCTGGCGTGCCAGGCTGCTGGCAACCCCAGCCAGGTGCTGCCCGTGCTCCCTGGTGTCCCTGCTTATTTTCTAACAGGAGCTGAGCACAAGTACGCATTGGTCCCTGGTGCAAGGGTGCTCATCCTACAGTGAGATAGGGCTTCAGTCAGGCCAGGCAGGGGAGGACAGCGGTGGTTTGCAGgccaggtgctgctgctcaTGCTTGAGAGGACTCACCgtaattatatttttccttaaagatcCAGTTCTTCTGCCCAGGCCACCGCTGATCCCAGTCACCTCCCACTCCACTGAGCATGGACTCTTCCTCCTCATAGTCTGCTGTTGTGtaatcttcctcctcctcttcctcctcttcttcctcctcctcctcctcttcctcctcctccctgtcccctACATCCAGATtgtcatcctcttcctcctcctcctcctcttcttcctcagtgGGGTCAGTGTATTCCCAGAAAAGAGGCCAGAAGAGGTCCTTGTGGGACAGCCACTCAGAGGATGTCAAGGACCAGTCATTGCTCGTCTCCTTCAACAAGTCCATCTCCATCTCAGCCTGAGGATCGTCCACTACTTCAATGGTCACCTGGAAGCCAGACACAAGGCAGAGCAGTGAGACAACGGCCTGGCCACAGGATGTCCCCTGGCACAGGGACCGCCTGTGCTCTGACTCCACAAACACAAGCACAAGAGGTCATCTCAACTggaggggctgagcagggccaAAGTGGGAAGCGCTGCTTGTGGCAGCTCAGCATGCTGGCCTGGGGGTCTGGTGGTCACTCAAACAGCAGAGCCACAGAAACAGACCCTGCTTTCAAAAGTTTTCCTGTCAGGGAATCAAATCAGGCTGGGGAGCCCAACCCATcccgcccagccccgctccccacctGGATGTTGGGGTTCTGGGCGCTCAGGTCGACGTTGGCCAGCCCGGGCAAGCTCTGCAGGTCCAGCACGAAGGGCAGGCTCTCCTCCTGGCCAGGACCGCTGGGCTGGGGCACCGCCGGGCTCCTCGCCGCCTGTtgagctgccccacggcgccgGTGCCGCCGTGGGCCCGCCTGCCCGCTCCGCCGCAGGCCCCGTGCCTTGCCCGACGGTGGCAGCTCCTCATCCCCGGCGGCACGGGGGTGGGACGAGGCAGAGACCTGCAGAGGGAAGAGGCTGTGAGGACGGCTTCCTCGCCTGCCCTGGCACCTCCTGAAGGTGGCGGCTGCCGAGCAAAGGGGAATCTGGCAGGAGCGGGCAGGGACCCTTGGTTGCAAACGGCTGGGCTGGCCtcatgtccccacgtccctcaCCTCCATGCTGGCACAGAAGGGCGTGAGTCAGAGGGATGGAAACCGGAGATGGGAACAACTGGCAAAGCCCCCCGTGGCACGAGTGTCTCTAGGAAGGCCCCTGGGGCCCTGTGGCTCCACACGGGGCACAGAGGTGCCCAAAGCCCCGGCATCTCCGCCAGCAGCGTCTATTTCTGGCTGCCCAGCTGAAACCCCCTTTTGTTCCCAAGCTCTCGCCCTCTGCACCAGCCAAGACGAGAGCGGCGAGATTAACGAAGAGAGCGGCATGCCCCTCCCCACGGGGGATGCGGGGAGGCATTTCTACCTGCAATTAGAGCCAGATGGTTTGGGGAAGGACTCTCCTCCCTTTCATCCTGATCACTGGAGCACTTCAAAGGCAGCTGGAGCCCAGCCAGGCTCTCATGAGCACACACAGCCTGTCCCCAGCCTTGTGCCCGCACATCAAAGCCTGCGCCCCCCTGTCCctgggggagggaaaagagcagcagggaCACTGCTGGTCCCTTGGCTGCTGACCAGAGCGGGCTGGATGCAGGGCAGAGCCTGTGACAGACTTCACCAGATGGGCCCTGAGGAGAGAGGACTGCGGGAAGCAGGGAGGTTGTGCCACCCGCCCGGGAGGAGCCTTCGAGGCCCCCTCCTCTCATCCAGCACCGCAGGGTGCAAGGCAAATGGGGCAGAGACAGAGCCCTCTGCCCTCCTGTCCATGTGTTTTTGGGGAACAACTCATGGGAAGGATAATtggctctgccccagctccttGCCATCTCTCCTCTTGTGTCAGGCCCTCCGTCACCCTACAGTGAGGCACACTGCGGCAGGACACCCCAAGCCTTCCCCGTGCTGCTCCTGGCCGCAGCACAGAGCTGCGCCTCCTCAGGGAGAGAAGCATCCCGATGCAGGCCCTTCCAGGGACACAGGGGGACAGCTGGCCATGTCCTGGGTGTGCTCGGTGAGCACGGGCCACAGGGCACTGCTCGCTGGCACTGGGCTTGCTCCCAGCTGCATGTGCCTAACGCAGCCCCTGTGCAAGCACGGCCAACAGCACACTCAGCCAACAGACACCGGTGCGTAGTTTGCAACGAGCTTAATGGGGCTGGGTAAGTTCATTTCACAGATGACCCAAATTCAATACACATGGAAACTGAGGTCTCCTCTAGCAATGAGATCTGAGCTCACCCAAGGACGTCACAGTGACCGAGCCAGGAACAGACTCCAAGTCTCTAAACTTACCCTCAGTGCCTAATTCAGATTTTACGCCCAAACAAGCTCAAGAAATTCAGAGTGCTGTTCCCACAGGGAAAATGTAAAACTGCCACAGGGGAACTGGCTGTGAGAGCGTTACCGGGTGGGCAGAGCTCCCTTTGCTCTCAGATCCTTTGGGGGCACAAAGGCCCCTGCGGGTATCCACTCTTGGTGGCCCCCATGGGTGACCCCCACCGAGCTGCACCTCTGGCAAGGAGCAATTTGTTCTCCATTTCGCTTCCAGCAGCCCCCGTgcctgcctccagctcctccacaaAGAGCTTCCCGGCCCCACAGCCGCTGAAGGGCTGCCACCACCCGCGCGGGCTCTGCGGTGCAGGGTGTCACAGGAGTAACTCCTTCGGTGACAGTCACTGCACCGTGTATCCAACCTTTCCCTCATCCCAACACGTGCATCGCTCTGaggctttgctgggttaaaactTGGCCCTACATCAGAAGATGTCCCTCCTGACCGAGGTCTCTGCCCTAGCTGATCAAGCTGTGGATTTTAGCCAGGTCCTGTGCAGCCCAGTGCGCCTCCGTCCTGCTGGGTGGGTGCATCTTCCCCGTGCCACTGCGGGGTTCCTATCAGGGCCATGGGCAGCTGTCCTCGAGGGTTGCAGCCCCCCACGACACTCAGCCCTGCCCAAGCAACAGCTGGATAAGGCTGTCAGGCCTGGAGCTGAGCTATTATGGTGCATTAGCTCACAAAAAATAAGAGCTTGCCTGTCTGGAGTGAAAGTGATCTTAAGGCTCTGTCGAGGCTTTGCATGGGGTTTGTGTGCATGAGGTCACACACAGCTTCTCCTCTCTGGGCCAAACCTGGCCATCAGTAAACCACTGCACGTTCAGCAGCTCCCCTCTCCTTTCACCGCCAGGAAAGCACATTTGCCACCATACACCAGAAGCAGAGAGCACGTTGCCTGGAGCCCTTCCCAAGTAGTCCAGGCTCTCCCACATGTAGGACCACCTAAACACTTCAGGGCACAAACTCAACAAAGATGTTAGGAAGTGGAAGGAACTCATCAGCAATTCACCCGGTGCCAGGCCTGTTTTGTACATGAAAGGGGTAAAGAGGTGTATGGAAAAGGTATAGGGCAAGGCCACGCATCTTTTCTACGGAGACTAAAGGCtgatattttcccatttctagTCTGAACACCTCTATTAAAGTTGCTTGGAAATCTGAAGATGACAAAGAGAATAGCTGCAAAACCATTCCAAGGGATGGAGAGATTTTTCCAGTGAAAGACTTGTCCAATTCAATTTGTTTGTCAGGTTAAAAAGATAAAGCGATGACTTGATTTCCTGGTTCTTTAAGGAAATAATCCATCAGGCACCAGGGACTCTTTAATCTAGAACAGAAACGCATAATAGGAACCAACATTTGTGAGTCAAAGCCAGACAAattcaactgaaaaataaggacCATGCTTTTAGCACTGTAGGTGACTAACCGCAGGAACAAGCTAACAAGGAAAGTGGCAATATCTCTTGTGGAGACAGTCCAACACAAGGTACGATCTCAACACATATGTACAGCATCTGTGCTGTGGAAGGAACTTGGAGATCTGATTATTTCCTCTGGTCTTAAAATATGCAACTTGGCTATAAACTTCTCTGAGACTCTGAACTAAGCCTGTGTTAAGAAACCACAAGAATGACATTCACACACTGCAGCTCTGACATAAAAATGATTAGAGATGTGAGATCTCAGACCCTACAGCACTTTAAAACCTGAAAGCATCACCAGATCAGTCCCTGTGCTGGGCTGTCCTATGACAACCAGGGACACAACTTTGCTGCCACCAATAATCGCCGCCACTTGTTCTCGCCACGTGTTCTTCAGCATCTCTGTAGGCACTGAAAGCTGCCAGCGCTCAGCACGTTAACCCACTGGCAGCGCTCTTTGCAGCTCCACACATCGCcgagcagagctgctcttcGT from Anser cygnoides isolate HZ-2024a breed goose chromosome 5, Taihu_goose_T2T_genome, whole genome shotgun sequence harbors:
- the ISM2 gene encoding isthmin-2 isoform X2 encodes the protein MRAGPLGMLRAVALVSASSHPRAAGDEELPPSGKARGLRRSGQAGPRRHRRRGAAQQAARSPAVPQPSGPGQEESLPFVLDLQSLPGLANVDLSAQNPNIQVTIEVVDDPQAEMEMDLLKETSNDWSLTSSEWLSHKDLFWPLFWEYTDPTEEEEEEEEEEDDNLDVGDREEEEEEEEEEEEEEEEEEDYTTADYEEEESMLSGVGGDWDQRWPGQKNWIFKEKYNYDYEDEEEWSPWSPCSVTCGSGNQKRTRSCGYACTATESRTCDLLRCPGAEGEMVFPTEETPFRSDNTTELFNSDVDSCEKWLNCKSDFLTKYLSKVLTDLPSCPCSYPLEAVYSAVNLRDERQGKSFRWRDASGPKERLDIYKPTARFCLRSMLSLDSTTLAAQHCCYDEHTRLITRGKGAGVPNLISTEFSPELHYKVDMLPWILCKGDWSRYHAVRPPNNGQRCADNPAEEEYLSQLQEAKEY
- the ISM2 gene encoding isthmin-2 isoform X1 yields the protein MPLVRGKVVLLLGFVFLTTLLAAVRGLPVRRQRGSSPRERSSKLAEVSASSHPRAAGDEELPPSGKARGLRRSGQAGPRRHRRRGAAQQAARSPAVPQPSGPGQEESLPFVLDLQSLPGLANVDLSAQNPNIQVTIEVVDDPQAEMEMDLLKETSNDWSLTSSEWLSHKDLFWPLFWEYTDPTEEEEEEEEEEDDNLDVGDREEEEEEEEEEEEEEEEEEDYTTADYEEEESMLSGVGGDWDQRWPGQKNWIFKEKYNYDYEDEEEWSPWSPCSVTCGSGNQKRTRSCGYACTATESRTCDLLRCPGAEGEMVFPTEETPFRSDNTTELFNSDVDSCEKWLNCKSDFLTKYLSKVLTDLPSCPCSYPLEAVYSAVNLRDERQGKSFRWRDASGPKERLDIYKPTARFCLRSMLSLDSTTLAAQHCCYDEHTRLITRGKGAGVPNLISTEFSPELHYKVDMLPWILCKGDWSRYHAVRPPNNGQRCADNPAEEEYLSQLQEAKEY
- the ISM2 gene encoding isthmin-2 isoform X3, whose translation is MEVSASSHPRAAGDEELPPSGKARGLRRSGQAGPRRHRRRGAAQQAARSPAVPQPSGPGQEESLPFVLDLQSLPGLANVDLSAQNPNIQVTIEVVDDPQAEMEMDLLKETSNDWSLTSSEWLSHKDLFWPLFWEYTDPTEEEEEEEEEEDDNLDVGDREEEEEEEEEEEEEEEEEEDYTTADYEEEESMLSGVGGDWDQRWPGQKNWIFKEKYNYDYEDEEEWSPWSPCSVTCGSGNQKRTRSCGYACTATESRTCDLLRCPGAEGEMVFPTEETPFRSDNTTELFNSDVDSCEKWLNCKSDFLTKYLSKVLTDLPSCPCSYPLEAVYSAVNLRDERQGKSFRWRDASGPKERLDIYKPTARFCLRSMLSLDSTTLAAQHCCYDEHTRLITRGKGAGVPNLISTEFSPELHYKVDMLPWILCKGDWSRYHAVRPPNNGQRCADNPAEEEYLSQLQEAKEY